The Tursiops truncatus isolate mTurTru1 chromosome X, mTurTru1.mat.Y, whole genome shotgun sequence DNA segment gagagcaggggctactcttcgttgcagtgcacgggcttctcattgtgctggcttctcttgcggagcacaggctctaggcacgcgggcttcagtagttgtggcgtgcggattcagtagttgtggctcgcgggctctagagcgcagactcactagttgtggcacatgggcttagttgctccacggcatgtgagaccttcctggaccagggctcgaacccgtgtcccctgcattggcaggcagattcttaaccactgtgccaccagggaagcccctcttccagtttcattgacgtacagcactgtataagtttaaggtgtacagcataatgatttgatttacatacattatgaaattatTACCAGAAtgagtttagtgaacatccgttGCACCTGCACACCTTTGGACCAGTCCGCCACCTCAGGCTGAGCAGCAGTGAACTCAGGAGCTGGAGCGGTCCATTCACCCTGAAATTCCTCCGTGGTCACAGCCTTCTCAGCTGCCGcctgctcttccttttcaatctcttCAGGATCTCTGTAGAAGCAGAGATCAGGCATGACCTCCCATGGGTGTTCACGGGAGATGGTGCCACGCATGCGCAGAACCTCCCGGGCAAGCATCCACCACATCAGACCCACTGAGTGAGCTCCCTTGTTGTTGCACGGGATGGCAATGTCCACATACCACAGAGGAGAGTCTGTGTTACACAGAGCAATGGTAGGCAGGTTAACATAAGAGGCCTCTGGGAGAGGCTGGTGGTCAGCCCTGGGATCAGTAACCACCAGAAGGCTTCCTGGATCTGGTCAGTGAAGGTTCCAGGAGTGAAGCGGCCAGCAGTAGGAGTGGCTCCAGTGGCAGCAGCAAACTTCAGCCCAGCTCGCTGGCCAGTATTCCTGGAGGATACGACACTGACAGCAGCTGGGTTTTCAATGGCAACAGTGGCATGAGCTGCCAACAGAAGCTTCTCCCAGGTCCTCTTCAGATTTGCGATGTAGATGCCATCACTTTTCCTTTTGTAGATGTACTGACCCGTTTGGGAGCCAAGGTTGGTGCCACCTAAGTGGGTTCCTGCTGCAAGGAATTTGAGGACATCCTCCTCCTTCATTTGCAGGACATCAAGGGCTCCGGGCATTGTTAATGTTTCCCTTTAAGTTACGACGGGAATGCAGAACGACCCTTATCTGTGCGTGAGCAGTTAGTTCCAGTTTGGAGCCCAGTCAGAACTCCCAGGGTGCCTGCTCAGGTGCTCAGCTCAGCTTGGGCCCCCAACAGCCAGGGCTGAAGGTTCTGTGATTGGTTGTATATAGCTCACATTTGGTGAGCCTATACTCTGGCCTAATGTTTTCCTCATATTACCTTTCTAAGTCTCAGAGCAATCCTGTagcaattattttcattttacagatgaaggaactaaGTTTCGGAAAAGTTACCTGATGTTCTCAAGGTCAGAGATCAGAGATTTGAACCTAAGTGTTCTGACTTCGAAGCTGATTCCGTGGAGTCAGAAGACTTGGCCTTTCTATTTCTTAATGCCTCTTTATAAGAGCCATTGACCTCATAAATCGTGCCTAACTAGGACAGGGTCCAGTAATGGTAGCTACTTAATCCAGAGTATAAATGACAGATCCAGTACCTTTAGGGACTGTTCTAGAAATTTAATTGATTCTGGAAGTGGGTCAGGAGCCAAGGACCCTAAGCAAGTAGAGACATGGccctataaaaataattaactgaCTTAGTGGGTTAACAATGGCTCCTTCGAATTTAAGGCTGGGAAGTCACTGGTTCTACTCACACTAGTTCAGAAGTCAGGCCACAGCAATGATACGGAATCCCAACCCTGCCttccactagctgtgtgactgtggacaAGTTACATAACGTCTCTGATCTTCATATttaccatctataaaatgatggtAATATTAACTACCTTACACTGTTGTTGTCAGGATTACGTAAGATAAACAGTGCATACAAAATGCCCATCACAATGCTTGGCATTAAGGAATGACTTGGTAAatgatagcaataataataacaagtatataataataataagctatTAATATTCGAATATATTAAGTACACAGACCCTTGAAGTACTATGAGATTTCTCAGGATCaagcaatgagaaaaaaatgggttTAGACATTTTAGAGGAAGCAGGGGATGGGATATTTGGTTTGGAGTCAGTCTGCTTGCATCCGATCCCTTATGCTTAGTAGccactgtgaccttgagcaacttgCTTAACTGCTTTGAATCTCATTATTCATCTGTCACAATGGTCTATCAGTCAgtgttctccagggaaacagaaccagtaggatatatatatatttcaaggaAACGGTTCACTTAACTGTGGGGGCTGGCACGTCGGAAATCTGTAGAACAGGCTGGAGACTCAGGCAGGAGATGATGctgcagtcttgaggcagaatgttttcttctctggaaaaagTCAGTTTTGCTTTTAAGGCCTtccaactgattggatgaggcacAAACCTCCTTTACCTAACCTGATTGTTggccacatctacaaaatacctttacAGTAACACCTAGATTAGCGTTTGACTGAAGAACTGGATACTGTAGTCTAGTCAGGTTGACAcgtaaaactaaccatcacaagTGAGTGATGAGAGAATCTGTCTCCTAGTTTTGTTGAAAGGTTTCAGTGAAATAATCCATGTAGAGAATTCTGCACAGTGCTTTGCTGCATAACAAGCATTCAGAACAGTATTACAATAGTACAGCTTCCTTACTCAGGGCTGCTGAAGGGAAGGACACTCAGCTGTGCTGTGGGAGTGAGGGTGGCATCTTGAATTTCCGGGGCCCTACCTGAGGTCCCATAGGTTGGTGTCTCTGGTTATGAGGGCAAGTTCGCTTCTAGTTTCCTGGCTAAAAAGCACCACTGCAGCGTTTTCATCAGTCTCCGGGCACAGAACAGGTACCAATCTTGAAGTGTCTAGAACTGGCCTGAGGCGGCACTGGCCTCAGCTAATCCAGCCTCAGCTAATGACACAGTTAACTGGCTGGGCTGGGAGAGAGCAGCAGAAGTGGATGGGTTCTGTAAACCTAAGCAGCAGTAAGGTCGGCAAAGGCAGACTTGGGGATTCTGGTGTGCTAATCAGCAGAGGCAGCGACCTTTGACAAGCTTCCTGAAGCTATCTCCCTGGTCTGAGCCACCGTCCCCTCTCACCTGGACTAGAGGGATAATCTCCTTACTGGCCTCCTGGCTTCTCCCCAGTGCCCCGTTCAATCTGTTATTCACGGAACAGCCAGAGTGGTGCTGTTAAAATATGTCACCTCCtatcacttctctgctcaaaaccccaTGACTTCCCATCTCACTTTTAGCAAAATCCAAAATCTTCACAATGGGCTATGATTGGGTCTCTAGTTCCTTATCTCATCCCTTTGCTATTCCCCTCTTAGTTCACACCATTTCAGCCACAGCAGCcaccttgctgttcctcaaatacattaagcacacacacatatacagaggGTCCAGTTATTGGAGCAAGAAATAAGACAGACCTTGATcataaagaacaaaaccaaaaaagcagTTTTATGTCAGAGGAGGATCTGCAGCAAGGGATACTGATTATGAGTTTCTTAAATTCTCCCTGGCTAGGGTTCTGATTGATTCCAGAGGTTGGAACAGCGTTGAGGCTGAAGCATGGGACTAAATGATCCCTGCAGAGAGGATTGGAAGTCTTTGTGGACAAGGAGTTGGGTTAGTGGTTATGTTGGTTAATTCACATCTTACACAGTTAGTCTGAGAATACAGGCATCTTCCACAGGGTGTCCATTTCCTATTTCAGATTGTGCCCTTTAATCTGGGTCCTTAGAATGCAGAGAAGGTCTGGAGTATGAGAAGGTCTGTACCtgagaaaagtttattttcaggGTCATTCtatccccctcccacccacccaggtCCCATTAGCCTTTCGGATGTGCATTAGAACTGGCATACCTTTAAGTACCAGAGTTTTTTTGCTGACTTTTATAATTATGGCAATGGTGACccaaacagtgaaaaaaatagtCCATTCGTTTTGGTAATACATAGATGGTGACTTTGTGCTGACACTGTGGGTAGTCAGCAACTTCATGGCTTCCTGGAAAGGTAGCCTCATTTGGTGATGGGAAATTCCTTTTTCAGATAAAGGACAGCGTGCTATGAAGGTAGTTTGCATCACTACCCATCAAACCATGGCTCTCTAACCTAACCATGTCATTCAGTAGCGTGATATATTTGGGTGTGGGTCCTAACCTCTGCAAACACTATTATAAAAGGATACTTGTATGCTTTGGGTGGAAATGGGCTTCCCATGGCTTCTTCTGTTATTTATGGGCTTTCAGTGGAAGAGGTGAGGATGTTGTTGTGATGTTTTGTGAGGCTGGTTAGCTTTATAGTGTGAGAAACTTGAGCTATGCTTTTGGGACCAAAATAATACCCTCGCTTCCTCCTGCCAACCCACACCagaggaaaaatggaaggaagggagggagggagggaggggggaaggaagggaagggaggaagggaaaggaaggaaggaagggaaggaaggaattacTACCcccaaaccaaacagaaatttgTGCCTGTGTTTTGGCCAGAAAGAGAGGATTGTTTCAGCAGAAATGATAATCCCAGTACGAAGATAACTGGGAAACTGGTAGCAAAGATCTGGAGAGCAAAGAAATCATCCAGTCGAGACCAAGTAGAATAAGGACCCAAataggaaggagagggagagatatCCTTCCATAGAGCTTGAGTGAGCCTGCTAGCCACTGACCATGTTAATTTGGTCATTCAACTTGAAGAGCCCCAATAGGCATAGGGCTCTGTCTTTATTGCTACCACCAGATGCTCAAGTTGAACAAACCTTGTCCCACTTGAACGACTCTTAGGATTTTCTCTCACTTTGGGGATTTTGGATTGGAATAATAACTTTTATACCATTTCCTTTGACATTCATGGAACTCAGTTATGTTAAAAGTCAAGGGTTTCCTGACTGGCTCTCTCAGGCTATGAGCAGCATTGTTAACAGACTGCTTTCCCTGGCTCCCTTGACTCGTGACTGGGTAGCTCACTGGCCAAGACCGTGAGTCCAATgcaaggtaagctgggatgaaaagTTGGAAGTTCTTCGGGGCTGAGTTTAATACCAACCAAGTAATTCTTGGAGTTCCTTTTCAGATTCCTTACATATACCCAGAACCCTGAGAAGTCCAGAACTCATACTACAAATGGCCCTACTTGGTTCAGTTAAAAATTAGAGTTGTAATTCTAAAAGCTTGTTCAgtttaattcctttattttatagatgtgaaagCTAAggttcaaagagaaaaaatgattcATCTAAGGTCACCTAACTGGATGTCTCCTGATTCCAAGTGCAGTGCTCAGTATAGTACAtctcagaaaatgaaattctaaGGTCAATACTTGGAAGTTATATTCAGAGACCATTGTATAGGGTAGAGGAACCTGTTCTCTTGGAGCTCTTCTGGCTGAGAGTGAAAGGATTGCTAGAGCTCAGCCACCATAATACTTTGCCTGGTGATTCGGCCTCCTGGGCATTTGCCTAACCAAGTTTAGAGAGTCATCTGCTCTGGAAAATTCTAGATGCTTCCCTGTGAATGTTTCTGTTTATAGTTGGCGAATTATGAATTGGTATTTAAATTCTGGTACTGACCCCATGTTGTGTGGCAGAGTAAGGTGAAGAAATGGGATACTCTAGAGTGGTTTATAGCCGCTGAGGTAAGATTGACTTAAGAACTAGGAAGGTTAATTTGCTTGAACCGAAGCGAAGGAAAATACACTCCTTGTACTGATTGTAGAAAAGATGGTAAACTTGGTCCTGTCCTCCAGGTGGGAAAATTGTGAACATAAATAAGTAAGATCTAATAACCATTTGTTACTTAGGTCTCCTCTATCAACAGGGTACTGAGCTCCTCAGAAATATTCCAACCATATGTAGTTGCTCAATGTGGCTCTGTTGTCCTGACTACAAACCTTTAGTTGGAATTTGGACTAGACCACTGTTTTCAAAAGTGCTTAATCTTTGGAATCActgggcagaggtggggtggggtgtccTTATTTAATTAAATCTAGAATTGAAATGCTTTTTAGCATACTGATTCTTAGGCCCTACCCCCAGGGATTCAGTAGGTGATCGGCATGGCCTGGAACTCTGTATATTAAACAGCTTTCCACGTGATTCTGATGATTATCTAGACCTGGGAAGTGTTGGAGCAAgctgtttctctttttgtccAGCTCTGCCTGTAAAACGCTCCTCTGTGAAAAACCCATGGGATGACAGACATGCTCTGCTTAAGAAAACCAAGGCCTGCAGATGCATAAGGGAGGGATGATTGACATAGCCAGAAGAATTCCTGGTTTAAGGGGAAGGACTCACAGTGGCAGACCATTAAATAAGAGGCTTTCctactgtttttaattctttatttacaGAATTACATATAACTAGTTGACAGATAAACTAGAGGAGGAGGCAGAGAGATTTGTAACTCATGTTAGAGGATCTAGGAGATGTGAACATAAAACATTCCTGAAGTGATATTAAACCCAAGGAGCAAACAGCATTTGCTTGATAAAAATTTGATTCTCTCACGCTCGTCCCCTGGATATTTTCACAAGCATGCTGATTTGGCTAAGTGAGATTTCACCTACGTTAAGCTGAACCCAGACACAAGTTGGAACATGTCTGGGAGGCAAAGCATCTGACTTTGTATTCAAAGTCAGATGTATGTATTTCCATAATTATCTACTCCCTTAACCATTTCTTTTTAGCCTTCATATAACTTGTGACAAGATAGGCATTCAAGTGCTACTGAAATTCCCAATTGCCAATTGTGTCGAGTTCTACAGTAATAAATCACCGCGGAGAGCCTGCTTTTAATTTGAGATGCTGTGAACTGCTTTGAGAGAGTGCCACTGTAGGAAGTACTGTTACACCAAGCTGAGGCCCTTGAGGTAAAAGTCAGCAGGGGCCAGCATACCCTGTTCTCCACATGCTAGTTTGAACTGCTTCAATTTGCCTGTTTACCATATTTTTTTCCGTAGGTTTTCACAAACCCAGGTCCTGGGGCCTCAGGATTGCTAACCCCTGCTGGGGTACCCTACTCCTTTCTGCCTTCCTGGCCATGCCAGCTCCATAGTAACCCTCCCTTCTCAGTGAGAAGCCTAGTTCCTTCAGTCTCTTCCTTAGTAGCCATAGGAGAGAAAAACACTAGTCTCAAGTGTTAATCAAGATAGCAGTAGTGCTTAACATGATACCCAGGACTGCTTCCTTTACAAAATAAGAATTAGAGGTGATGGCTCTTCAGATTCCATGGTAGTGGGCTGGGGAGATATCCTTTGGGATGAAGTTGCctttttcaaataacatttaataataaactttaattttagaatagttttagatatACAGAAAAGCTACACGAATATTACAGAGCGTCCCTGTACTCCACACCATATTGTTAAATGGTATATTTAAAGGattcaaaagtaaattaattatttgTATAGTTGGAGTATAGATaccatctttgcaacttttctgttaGGGTCATATTTGCTCTATTTAGTTTTtaccctctttttctgccttctctggttttaattgaatattttatgtgGTTTCATCTTATCTCCTTTCCTAGCATATCATCTATActgttttaaagcatttaaaattatattatttattagtaATTATCAGCCGGGGCCACGAGGAGATCTTTTTCATATcctcactgtgagaacctggtaaATTCCTGGAGTGAAAGCCCACAAAGTGTGAGGAGCCTTCCTAAGACTGCAGCCCCCATGAGTTTCTCACTTTCAAGGTAGTTTGCACTTAGCCTTCAGAAATTTGTCAAAATAATCATTTAAGTGTCCCTACAAGCTTATGGATTTCAGTGGGTTTTGTTCCAGGTAAGCAAATTTAAGGATTATGTCACTCTGGATGTGACCTTCTCTCTAGATTTTGGGCTGGTATATGCTCTGCGACTTCAGCTCTGTCATGGGTCAAAGAAAGgctaatgattttttttgtccAGTTTTTATTGTTTCAAGGACAAGAGTGACAATTTCCAAGCTCTTTGCGTGATCCGAAACCGGAACCCAAAGCTTGTCTTTTTATGCCTCAAACCATAGCCTCAACCTTCACCCTCAGTCCACTACTTCTTCTCCCTTTGAGTAGGGCTAATTCTGATGATCATATCTCTATGTGTAGAATCAATTTAGGCctgtaataaaatgaaaatgaaagatagGCACAGTGTCTGGTAGAACATTAATTGGCTCATTAACTGTAagtacatcattttattttcattagccAGGATCAGGTTAAGAATGGGTAGAGTCCTAGACTCAACCTTTTAGTGATGactatatgctttttttttgcaattattATAAGTAAATAGCTAGCAAAAGGGGGAGGTAGTGAAACATATGTTTTCTCTAGGATGATTGCTGAAACATACGTGAGTGGACATAACAGTGGTCATTGAACTTCACTGGTAGATATGGGTTAGGGGCTGGCCTGGGGAAGGTAGATTTTCAGGACAAGATGTTCCCCTTTATGCTATGGGGTTTCACCCTGTATGGGGTCATCAGTGCTTTTGAAAATCTGATAAAAGTTAAGGAcctttcttttccagaaaaatgTACATTCTTGTATCATTTTGTACACCAGTCCATATTCTCTAGATAGAATCTTCCTTTAGATTTTGGTTATTTGAAGAACTAATAATGGCCTATGTCATCTTTAACCCACTTAGATGCCCTGTAGAGCAACCTCTCATATTTCTCCTACTTCCACTGACCAGGAACCTTAGCCTTTCTGCTCAAAAAACTTCTGTCTAGGTCAGAGATTGGCAAAATTTGGTTGGCCAGTTCTTTTTCTtcggtaaataaagttttattggaatagtGCCACACTTGTTTTTTTATagtgtctatggctgcttttttCCTTATGATCACAGAGTTCAGTAGGCATGGAAAACCCAAAATATTTAGTATCTGCTCCTTTAcgggaaaagtttgctgaccctgttCTAGATGAAAAAGTTCAGAAGAGTACAGCTGATAAAAGAGTTAACGTATAAAAGAGTTACCCTGCCCAAAGATGTTTACATTTTAACAGGGATCAGAATGCTTTTCAATAGGATGGATTGAATCTTAAGGATGcaattttgtttccaattttatgTTTCGGTGAGAAAATGCCTAAAATCAGATCACTTACATGTGTGGTCAGCCATGCTAGTAAACAGAAGAGACTTTATCTCACCAATTCCTGTAATTCAAGAATTCCCAACCGACACCAAACAGGTTCACACAAAAATTTACAGTAAATTTTATCTTTTGGTATTATCCTGGGCTGCctttcctccccacacccccaagcCAAGTGCTCTCAAAAAGCATCCCAGATTTCAGAAAAAGAGAAGCTCTAGCTGATGCTCTTCTCCTTAGGATCTCAATATGGTGCCTTCCTAATACAAGTACTAATCTCCTAGTGCTCTTTGCTTAGAAGACCAGAGTAAGTAGCTGTAAACAGCTTTTTCTGCAAACATTAACGTTCAGTGGGCCAGCAGAGGAACAAACATAGAGTTCACACAGTGGCATTTCTCTGTAGTTTAAGATGTACACAAGGTACCCACTAGTTTGAAAGGCCGAAGAAGCCAGTTGTGCTAATATCTCCATGAAGGTCTATCAGGGAAGAGCCTCTGACAGAGAATGCTCTGAATGCAGGGTCCAGGTGGCCAGCCAGTGCTGAGCATTCAGGCTTATTTGTCCTATTTGTCCTCTTCAGGGTTTCAGGCCAGTCTCATTCAGGATTGGTTCTTACCTTGAGGGAGCGACATATAAAGACAAATTATGGtggttcttttgttctttgtgCTACTTTTTTTCTAGGTCCTCCTATTTGTTCCCTTGTACCTTCACCTCACCCTACTTCAACCTTTGCTTATTTCCTGTGAACTCACTGCGTACCGTTTGCCTGGCCATTTTCCCAAATATATTTGTCCCTTTTGTATGGAGATAACATGTTGTGGTAGAAGGACTTTGGATTCAGAGAGAACTAAGCTCAGTTGTATGGCATATTAGCTGGTGTCACCAAGGCAggtgaatctcagtttctttatctgtaacatGGGACTACAAGACTGTATATTTCGAAAGGTTATTAAGAGGATTACTTGAAGTAATTTGTATAAAACTCCTAGCATAGCACCTGATAAACTGTAGACACTCGGTAACCAGTCCTCTTCCCTTTTGCCTCATTCTTCTCAGTGGAGACTATTTCTGTGACTTACCTCACCTCTGATTCCTCTTGGCCCAGGCCCTTGTGATTTATAGATGCCCTGCCTCCCTGGGTTCACAGTCTTGCTATCCTTTGTTTCTTGATCTGATGGAGCACACCAACTGACCTTTATTGGATGGCTCACCATAATTCCCAGGGACTTGGAAAGCCTGTACCCAATAACACCCCCTCCAGTCATTTAGAAGTGTGGTAGAATAATTATGTGGTGATTTGCACGTAAATGGTGCTGTGTTTTAGCCATGACAGAAAAGAATGTGTAAACAACAGCGTCTGCATGAATATGCATGTTACTTAATGACACAATTATTTAATTTGCTCCTTTGCCAAGACTCACCTCACTGATGGTTCTAGGAAGGCCCCAGGAATTACACTAAAATCATCGAATACTCATTCTTTTCTTGCCAACTCACTTAGTCTTTCAAGATTTGTTAGGGCATATATAAGCAAATAGAGCTACCTCACATTGATTCAGATTCTTCTTTTAAGTAAACAGTTGAAGAGCTCAGCTATTCCAAATACCTTGTCCTGGAAATCAGAAACACCCATAATGTAGCCTTGTGTTACATGTCTTATGTGAATTCCTCTCCCTACAATTCTTGTCCCTCTCTCTACCCCCATGCCCCACGTATACCATTGACCTAGGCTTCAGTTTTTACTGCCCTTTCTTACTTTGTTCCGTGTTAGATGGAACTGTTGATCATAATTCTTTACTCTGTTGTAGTGATGTCATACATTCACATCCTTGCAAGGACTTAGAACTTTGACCCTGACAGGTCACCTGGGGATGATTATTTTACTGTTTCTCTTGATGGCCGAAGGAAAGTGGAAGGGCCCTTTGCTTTCCTCAACACTCCACCAAAAATCTTTTTATTGCTCTCTGTCTTTCCTGAACTATCCATTAGTAATTAGTAAATCTTCTAACTTGAGACAGCAAAAGACTTAAAATGCATGCATGCTATATGGTGGGGAGAACACATAAACATAGTGCTCATTATCATCTGAAGTGACAAGTTAATCAGCTGGACTTTGAATTCAGTAGGAATTTAACTAAGCAtattttatgtgccaggcactgaactagGTGTTTTCCAGTTGCTTTATTACTTCCTTGAATCCTTATAAGGACTCTGtaagataaattttattatttttcccgtCTTACATATGA contains these protein-coding regions:
- the LOC109552460 gene encoding LOW QUALITY PROTEIN: small ribosomal subunit protein uS2-like (The sequence of the model RefSeq protein was modified relative to this genomic sequence to represent the inferred CDS: inserted 1 base in 1 codon), whose protein sequence is MPGALDVLQMKEEDVLKFLAAGTHLGGTNLGSQTGQYIYKRKSDGIYIANLKRTWEKLLLAAHATVAIENPAAVSVVSSRNTGQRAGLKFAAATGATPTAGRFTPGTFTDQIQEAFXVVTDPRADHQPLPEASYVNLPTIALCNTDSPLWYVDIAIPCNNKGAHSVGLMWWMLAREVLRMRGTISREHPWEVMPDLCFYRDPEEIEKEEQAAAEKAVTTEEFQGEWTAPAPEFTAAQPEVADWSKGVQVQRMFTKLILVIIS